The proteins below come from a single Mucilaginibacter mali genomic window:
- a CDS encoding lantibiotic dehydratase, with protein sequence MSYKFADHLLLRMPVKSWKQYRETHIGSLLTDPFFLAAIYVASPGFYARLARVDFNYQQLNNRELNTLKKYHNRICFRPTPFGLFSSVSLINWGSGGVMRLDTNAYKVCINPDQAYTMAISGELLNSELKDAGLFFPNPTLYRAGNEYRFVFTTLNENYKTRDYDLQSAEYSVLLKRLLRLCTSGKNKPEILQYIIEQTACQPEEAEEYFQFMAGSQLLVNHLQPNITGAEYLRRLLEKADTICPLSSRITELKSLLASLAAHQAITPGLFIGLNQKLKNSLPDHPVFDQGEQLSLILKNDGLTGSLDSNYKNTLSDALFALDRLMPQEQPKALAAFIKTFKKQFDQQCIPLLKALDPEIGVGYQARDANEKNPLLETVHIQKRPPEDSIKWTPSHRYLLDCWHKQCSDRSQVIRLGKEELIKLGAVEQSLQIQGISVLFRISGNRVIIDNAGGVNAPALLGRFTVADNNMATAARQMATEQENANPDILFAELLHLSDPHIDNINRRGRVWTNELPVTAVSLNGQDKQVQLSDLYVSVEGDKVILRSLQHNKVVIPRLTSAYNYALNKLPLFCFLADVPYQYGKTNYTLDMAQFFPGLSFYPRVEYLDSVLYLATWILKKEEIAGLEQDDDSKILAAFYKLWDRVKLPAVFSLVQGDQQLVFCCNSADDVLLFAESVKSKNQVVIKEYLQDEEDDSIISDIKGDPYVAQFNAFVYPDTEMGLTPVKTKVIATPGISRHFVLGSEWLYLKIYVPKSAISGLLLKVSALLTRTYSHGPIEKWFFIRYEDPAPHMRLRLKMAPGNLGEVLADFKKKLEKSIYQNVIREYQADTYNREVERYQAGDYELTEDLFWRSSQLVLQLLRAEKQQPEPVPGYLFALYTTRDILNVFLPGQAEQIAFTQINYQQFMLEFDDEKIAFELDKKYRELSKNINTALRDAAFYSKLNMKTSPGEFINAASALAATVKPEHYKSFLASIIHMHLNRIFIDDSRKQEMIIYYFLHKYLVSDMARKK encoded by the coding sequence ATGTCCTACAAATTTGCTGATCACCTGTTGCTCAGGATGCCTGTAAAAAGCTGGAAGCAGTACAGGGAAACCCACATCGGGTCTTTACTTACCGATCCTTTCTTTCTCGCGGCTATTTATGTAGCAAGTCCAGGGTTTTACGCCCGGCTGGCACGTGTTGATTTTAATTACCAGCAGCTAAACAACCGTGAACTTAATACGCTTAAAAAGTATCATAACCGCATTTGTTTCAGGCCCACACCCTTCGGGCTTTTTTCATCCGTTTCATTAATAAACTGGGGAAGCGGGGGCGTAATGCGCCTGGATACTAATGCTTATAAAGTTTGTATCAACCCTGATCAGGCTTATACCATGGCTATAAGCGGCGAATTGCTGAATAGCGAATTAAAAGATGCAGGGTTATTTTTTCCTAATCCAACCCTGTACCGTGCCGGGAACGAGTACCGTTTTGTATTTACCACACTGAACGAAAACTATAAAACCCGTGATTATGATCTGCAATCGGCCGAATACTCGGTATTGCTGAAAAGGCTGCTGAGACTTTGTACATCGGGAAAAAATAAGCCCGAAATTTTGCAATATATTATTGAACAGACTGCCTGCCAGCCTGAAGAAGCTGAAGAATACTTTCAGTTTATGGCCGGTTCGCAGTTGCTTGTTAATCATTTGCAGCCTAATATTACAGGTGCTGAATATTTGCGGCGTTTGCTTGAAAAAGCGGATACAATTTGCCCGCTTAGCAGTCGTATAACCGAACTGAAAAGCTTGCTGGCATCTTTGGCAGCGCATCAAGCCATTACGCCCGGTTTGTTTATCGGGCTAAATCAAAAACTAAAAAACAGCCTGCCCGATCACCCCGTTTTTGACCAGGGCGAACAGTTGAGCCTGATCCTGAAAAACGACGGACTTACAGGTTCGCTTGATAGTAATTACAAAAATACCTTATCCGATGCCTTGTTTGCGCTTGACAGGCTAATGCCGCAGGAACAACCCAAAGCACTGGCCGCTTTTATAAAAACATTCAAAAAACAATTCGATCAGCAGTGTATCCCACTATTAAAAGCACTCGACCCTGAAATTGGTGTCGGCTACCAGGCGCGTGATGCTAATGAGAAAAATCCCTTGCTGGAGACGGTTCATATCCAAAAGCGACCGCCTGAAGACAGCATAAAATGGACACCTTCGCACCGGTATCTACTTGATTGCTGGCATAAGCAATGTTCGGACAGATCGCAGGTGATCAGGCTCGGAAAAGAGGAATTAATAAAACTTGGGGCCGTAGAGCAAAGCCTGCAAATACAGGGTATATCGGTGCTGTTCCGTATATCAGGCAACAGGGTAATTATTGATAACGCCGGTGGTGTAAACGCGCCGGCTTTGCTGGGGCGGTTCACTGTAGCTGATAACAATATGGCTACAGCCGCGCGGCAAATGGCAACAGAACAAGAGAACGCTAACCCTGATATCCTGTTTGCCGAATTGCTGCATTTAAGCGATCCGCATATTGATAATATTAACCGGCGCGGGCGTGTATGGACAAATGAACTGCCTGTTACCGCTGTTTCCTTAAATGGTCAGGATAAGCAGGTGCAACTGTCTGATCTGTATGTATCGGTAGAGGGCGATAAGGTGATATTGAGGTCCTTGCAGCATAATAAAGTAGTAATACCCAGGCTTACATCGGCATATAACTATGCGCTGAATAAGCTGCCCTTGTTTTGTTTCCTGGCCGATGTGCCTTACCAATATGGTAAAACAAATTATACGCTGGATATGGCCCAGTTCTTTCCAGGCTTGTCATTTTATCCCCGGGTAGAATACCTGGATAGCGTTTTGTACCTGGCTACCTGGATTTTAAAAAAAGAAGAAATAGCCGGGCTTGAACAGGATGATGACAGCAAAATTTTAGCCGCATTTTATAAACTGTGGGACAGGGTTAAACTACCTGCGGTGTTTTCATTGGTACAGGGCGATCAGCAGTTGGTTTTTTGCTGTAATAGTGCCGATGATGTTTTATTGTTTGCCGAATCGGTAAAAAGCAAAAACCAGGTTGTTATAAAAGAGTATTTGCAGGATGAGGAGGATGACAGTATTATTAGCGATATAAAAGGTGATCCATACGTTGCCCAGTTTAATGCCTTTGTTTATCCTGATACCGAAATGGGTTTAACGCCGGTGAAAACAAAAGTGATAGCAACGCCCGGCATATCGCGTCATTTTGTTTTAGGGTCTGAATGGCTGTACCTTAAAATATATGTGCCAAAAAGTGCCATCAGCGGTTTGTTACTAAAAGTGAGCGCGCTTTTAACGCGTACTTATAGCCACGGACCAATAGAAAAATGGTTCTTTATCAGGTATGAAGACCCTGCGCCGCATATGAGGCTAAGACTAAAAATGGCGCCGGGCAACCTGGGTGAAGTATTAGCTGATTTTAAAAAGAAACTGGAAAAAAGCATCTATCAAAATGTGATACGCGAATACCAGGCCGATACCTACAATCGTGAAGTGGAACGTTACCAGGCTGGAGATTACGAGCTGACCGAAGATCTTTTTTGGCGAAGCAGTCAGTTGGTTTTGCAACTGTTGCGTGCCGAAAAACAACAGCCCGAGCCAGTGCCCGGCTACTTGTTTGCTTTGTATACTACACGCGATATACTGAATGTTTTTTTACCCGGCCAGGCAGAGCAGATCGCTTTTACGCAAATTAATTATCAGCAGTTTATGCTTGAATTTGATGATGAAAAAATCGCATTCGAACTGGATAAAAAATACCGCGAATTATCTAAAAATATAAATACAGCGCTCAGGGATGCAGCTTTTTACAGCAAGCTAAACATGAAAACAAGCCCGGGCGAATTTATTAATGCCGCATCGGCACTTGCCGCTACTGTAAAGCCGGAACATTATAAAAGCTTTTTAGCCAGCATTATACACATGCACCTCAACCGGATCTTTATAGATGACTCCCGCAAGCAGGAAATGATCATTTACTATTTCCTGCATAAGTACCTGGTATCAGATATGGCCCGGAAAAAGTAA
- a CDS encoding LytR/AlgR family response regulator transcription factor, protein MTCYIIDDEQHAIDTLSTYLSRVPDMELAGTATNPVAAIQSLKAHPNVDVIFLDVDMPDISGIEAIELLPKGPAIVFTTAHSNYALNAFEQNAIDFLLKPISFAKFLKSIDKIKAYLGKIKPEQTTTPVVPPATIAAQSQTSMFINPGTRGKVQQIYFSEILYIEGLKNYVLIYTASGGKYTTYLTMNEIMTALPEIKFVRTHKSFIVNIDKIVSVDGNSINLVEQNQIPLGTSYRENFMNIISGLIVKTQRKA, encoded by the coding sequence ATGACCTGCTACATCATTGATGACGAACAACACGCAATTGACACTTTAAGTACCTACTTATCCCGGGTGCCCGACATGGAGCTGGCCGGCACTGCTACCAACCCCGTGGCGGCTATACAATCCCTTAAAGCGCACCCCAATGTCGACGTGATATTCCTGGATGTGGATATGCCCGATATTTCAGGGATCGAAGCCATTGAACTGTTACCTAAGGGCCCGGCAATCGTATTCACTACAGCTCATAGCAATTACGCGCTTAATGCTTTTGAACAGAACGCAATAGATTTTTTGCTGAAACCGATCTCGTTCGCCAAGTTTTTAAAATCAATTGATAAAATAAAAGCCTATTTAGGTAAAATTAAGCCAGAGCAAACTACAACGCCGGTGGTGCCGCCCGCTACGATAGCCGCGCAAAGCCAAACATCTATGTTTATTAATCCGGGCACCCGTGGCAAAGTGCAGCAGATATATTTTTCGGAGATACTTTATATTGAGGGCCTAAAAAATTATGTGCTGATATACACAGCCAGTGGCGGCAAGTATACCACCTATCTTACCATGAATGAAATAATGACCGCGCTGCCCGAAATTAAATTTGTGCGCACGCATAAATCATTCATAGTTAATATCGATAAGATCGTTTCAGTTGACGGAAACTCGATTAACCTGGTCGAGCAAAATCAAATTCCTTTAGGTACCAGTTACCGCGAGAATTTCATGAATATCATTTCAGGACTTATTGTAAAAACGCAACGCAAGGCCTGA
- a CDS encoding sensor histidine kinase, with the protein MTRSVMAGKRAYIIVLFTIAELPMYLLLKLLITYILVTTGLNSARSVGEPMIFIRNSAWRFFYFLCLSTGYSFGRLSVARAKKISELDKQRLQSQLNEQELEKNLLSSENAFLKAQINQHFLFNMLSFIHSNVLKYSEKIGDLIISLSDLMRYAFTEPDADGKVRLAGEVEHIENYLSLNQHRFNHQLNFDFKATGDIDNVRVISLLLVTIIENVFKYGDLQNPAYPAKIHINADGNKLHLHVDNSKLKRPHGHSSGIGMDNVQKRLELMYPGNYKLNINQDTETYQLDLNINIPENDLLHH; encoded by the coding sequence ATGACCAGGAGCGTAATGGCGGGTAAACGGGCTTATATTATAGTGCTTTTCACAATAGCCGAACTACCGATGTACCTGTTGTTGAAGCTATTGATCACTTATATTTTGGTAACCACCGGCCTGAACAGTGCCCGGTCTGTAGGCGAGCCTATGATATTTATCAGAAACAGTGCCTGGCGTTTTTTTTATTTCCTTTGCTTAAGCACAGGATATTCGTTTGGCCGCCTTAGCGTGGCAAGGGCTAAAAAGATAAGCGAGCTGGATAAACAACGCCTGCAAAGCCAATTGAATGAACAGGAACTGGAAAAGAACCTGCTATCATCAGAAAATGCTTTTCTAAAGGCACAGATCAACCAGCATTTTCTGTTCAACATGCTTAGTTTTATCCATAGCAACGTGTTGAAGTATTCAGAGAAAATAGGGGATCTGATCATCTCCCTGTCCGACCTGATGCGCTACGCCTTTACAGAGCCGGATGCCGACGGTAAAGTACGCCTGGCGGGCGAAGTGGAGCATATTGAAAATTACCTTTCGCTTAACCAGCACCGTTTTAATCACCAGCTTAATTTTGACTTTAAAGCCACCGGCGATATAGACAATGTACGGGTGATATCGCTGTTACTGGTTACTATTATTGAAAATGTATTTAAATACGGCGATTTGCAAAACCCGGCTTACCCGGCCAAAATTCATATCAATGCCGATGGGAATAAACTACATTTGCATGTTGATAATTCAAAACTGAAGCGCCCGCACGGACACTCGTCAGGCATTGGCATGGATAATGTACAAAAACGCCTTGAACTGATGTACCCGGGTAATTACAAACTTAATATCAACCAGGATACCGAAACTTACCAGTTAGATCTAAATATAAACATCCCAGAAAATGACCTGCTACATCATTGA
- a CDS encoding Ig-like domain-containing protein — MSAYKRTLLTLAILFAAIIPALGQCISDATITADNGGVLCSGNNITLTVHVTGGTAPYSYSWSTGDNTAVINVNKPGTYTVIIGDSTPGCTSIIRSFTVTSAPTPAPPTAPGVVVCKGNPATLQATAPPGAIFQWYDSNGSFLAPGATYTTGPITANTFFYVDATVGGCTGPRALVQVSLSADPTTTGANICAGNTATITAAGGDSYTWYDAPTNGNQVGQGPSITVSPPATTTYYVVAVTNGCASAPIPATVTVTPYPQSPVTTFPGTPVCQGSSVNLHASVGDGGTISWYDSPTSTTPLIISPDYSTPGLTGTITYYAENALGQCTSPRVPVTITVIPIPDAPTVAPATACNGTSAVLTASSPSGNSFIWYADAAGTTPLPNNTANPFTTPILTATTTYYVQTVNGGCSSGLTPVTITVNDSPPAPTVAPVSQPCPGTAATLTAIAPGNGTYSWYDAATNGNLLFSGDTYTPIVSTNTTFYVQITDATTGCTSSRTAVPVTVLPAVTPPTVNPVTTCYNTPATLTATGSDNYQWFDAAAGGNQLTTGDTFTTDPLTSSVTYYVQTIVNGCASTRTPVTVTVTPVPQQPTVSGGATNICPGTPTTLTASVTDGGTIKWYNVATGGTVLGTGNNFTPTVNSTTTYYAENNLGTCTSTRASVQVTTTPFISPQFQYPSATVCQTAGSFAPTIGEPTGGTFSASPATLVINPTTGVINATASPVGKYTITFKSNNSCQTISQATVSIVLNPDATFTYPNPSYCNVGTPNPAPVFPGLASAGTFTASSPDLVFTDVNTGVIDLTKSKPGTYTIFNNIPQTGTCLQANASTSVTINEGVIINAGPDQNAGYGFSVQLAGTATGAQGVRWTTSGTGIFDDDKLLNAKYTPDPGETTVTLTLTSTSAATCGTLLDKMVINIAARPTAPDVMTPQPACDGSKTVLAIKNPTPGNIYNWFNVPVGGTSLFTGDTYTTGPIDNTHNTFYVQTTVLGNTSARTQVIVPINPIPAQPVAPPQSICYGTQAILKASGSPQGYEWYATAVGGAPLSPTDTYTTPNLFGNTAYYVQSVNNGCVSPRIRVDVTIIQPPKFTSSATDMVCSGSLLTYTPTTNVAATFTWDRPAVAGISNATASGTSGTISETLLNETANPIKVTYNITATTPQGCSTVLQYIVTVNPFGKVLSDNKGSVCNGVPLNYEFKFSHPGVAFRWSRAAVAGISNLPVSDQAANPIKESLFNTTNAPVDVTYVFNYTEGNCPGTFTYVATVSPAITVSSTSYMDVCSGIAFNYNITSSAQGATFKWSRVFADGISNAVVTDATSEQINEALHNTTNSIVYATYFITPIANGCEGPSFRFVVGVYPVPVAPQAYSNSPVCAGNTIFLQTPAVPNATYQWTGPNNFLKNERNPQIPNATAANAGTYHLTVIVNNCPSPPASIDVNINAPPVVTVGPDQTVCITQNIINVTGNVSGGTTTGIWTSSGSGSFSSQSQLNTQYMPSAQDKANGSVALTLTSTSRDDCTPDAKTTVITFGPTPAVDAGQDMDACSQNPIPLSGVALKNGPVTWSTSGTGTFTPSAKSLTASYMPSPADAANGSVKLTLTYDNATVCDIPSNDVVIKLIPPPVVDAGGTRFVLKDHTITLEPNIPGGDTNLKYLWTPNIGLNDNTIKNPVVTGGDKDILYTLTVTDSRGCAGYDEALVKVSPVINVPNTFTPNGDGVNDFWVITGLTAYTDANVDVYNRYGKLLYHSVSYPKAWDGTYNGQLLPVGTYYYVIRLNVNGQVLSGSVSILR, encoded by the coding sequence ATGAGTGCATATAAAAGGACATTACTAACATTAGCGATCCTGTTTGCCGCGATTATTCCCGCGCTTGGCCAATGCATATCGGATGCTACGATAACAGCCGATAATGGCGGCGTCCTCTGTTCGGGCAATAATATAACTTTAACCGTTCATGTAACCGGCGGCACAGCGCCTTATTCGTATTCGTGGAGCACGGGCGATAACACAGCTGTTATTAATGTTAATAAGCCAGGTACTTATACTGTGATCATTGGCGACAGCACGCCCGGCTGTACAAGCATAATAAGATCTTTTACCGTTACATCAGCGCCAACACCCGCCCCGCCAACCGCACCGGGCGTTGTTGTTTGTAAGGGCAACCCTGCTACCTTGCAGGCTACAGCGCCCCCCGGCGCCATTTTTCAATGGTACGATTCTAACGGCAGTTTTTTAGCCCCGGGCGCTACTTATACCACCGGCCCTATCACCGCCAACACCTTTTTTTATGTTGACGCTACCGTTGGCGGTTGCACTGGCCCCCGCGCGCTTGTACAAGTTAGCTTGAGTGCCGACCCAACCACCACAGGTGCTAATATATGCGCAGGTAATACGGCTACAATAACAGCTGCAGGAGGCGATAGCTACACATGGTACGATGCGCCAACAAACGGCAACCAGGTAGGGCAAGGGCCATCGATAACCGTCTCCCCGCCTGCTACTACTACTTATTATGTTGTTGCAGTAACCAACGGTTGCGCCAGCGCGCCCATACCCGCGACAGTTACAGTAACCCCCTATCCGCAATCGCCGGTAACTACTTTTCCGGGCACTCCTGTTTGCCAGGGTTCATCGGTAAATTTGCATGCCAGTGTAGGCGATGGTGGTACCATATCCTGGTACGATAGCCCTACCAGTACTACCCCATTGATCATTAGCCCCGATTATTCAACACCTGGATTAACAGGCACCATTACCTATTATGCCGAAAACGCATTAGGCCAGTGCACAAGTCCGCGTGTACCTGTTACCATAACCGTAATCCCTATTCCGGATGCGCCTACGGTTGCACCCGCTACCGCCTGTAATGGTACAAGCGCGGTACTAACTGCATCTTCACCATCGGGCAATAGTTTTATTTGGTATGCCGACGCGGCAGGTACCACTCCGCTCCCCAATAATACAGCCAACCCCTTTACTACTCCAATACTTACTGCCACAACCACTTATTATGTGCAAACCGTTAATGGCGGTTGCTCCAGCGGCCTTACGCCGGTAACCATTACCGTTAATGATAGTCCGCCCGCGCCTACGGTGGCGCCGGTATCTCAGCCATGCCCCGGAACGGCAGCTACTTTAACGGCCATAGCCCCCGGTAACGGTACTTATAGCTGGTATGATGCAGCAACAAACGGTAACCTGCTTTTTTCAGGTGACACCTATACACCCATAGTATCCACCAATACTACTTTCTATGTACAAATAACCGATGCCACAACGGGCTGTACCAGCAGCCGCACGGCGGTGCCTGTTACGGTACTACCCGCAGTAACACCACCTACTGTAAACCCGGTTACTACCTGTTATAATACCCCTGCAACACTTACAGCAACAGGTTCTGATAACTACCAATGGTTTGATGCCGCAGCCGGGGGCAACCAGCTTACCACAGGCGACACATTCACTACAGATCCCCTAACAAGTTCTGTAACCTATTATGTGCAAACCATTGTTAACGGCTGCGCCAGCACGCGTACTCCGGTTACTGTAACGGTAACACCGGTACCGCAACAACCAACGGTAAGCGGCGGGGCTACCAATATTTGCCCGGGCACGCCAACCACACTTACAGCTTCCGTTACCGATGGAGGCACTATTAAATGGTATAATGTGGCTACCGGCGGAACCGTATTAGGCACCGGGAACAATTTTACGCCTACGGTTAATTCAACAACCACCTATTATGCCGAGAATAACTTAGGTACCTGCACCAGTACCCGCGCCAGCGTACAAGTCACTACCACGCCGTTCATATCTCCACAGTTCCAATATCCATCGGCAACGGTATGCCAAACGGCAGGTTCTTTTGCACCAACTATAGGTGAACCAACCGGTGGCACATTCAGCGCCTCGCCGGCTACATTGGTTATTAACCCCACCACCGGTGTAATAAATGCCACCGCCAGCCCGGTTGGCAAGTATACCATAACCTTTAAAAGCAATAACTCGTGCCAAACCATTAGCCAGGCCACGGTATCTATTGTGCTTAATCCTGATGCTACGTTTACTTATCCCAACCCATCTTATTGCAATGTTGGCACTCCTAACCCGGCACCTGTATTTCCCGGGCTTGCCAGCGCGGGAACATTCACAGCATCATCACCCGATCTTGTTTTTACAGATGTAAACACCGGTGTTATCGATCTGACAAAAAGCAAACCGGGGACATATACCATTTTTAATAACATACCACAAACCGGCACCTGCCTACAGGCCAATGCCTCTACAAGTGTCACCATCAACGAGGGAGTAATTATCAACGCCGGCCCCGATCAAAATGCAGGCTATGGATTCTCTGTTCAACTGGCCGGTACGGCAACCGGGGCGCAGGGTGTCAGGTGGACTACCAGTGGCACAGGTATATTTGATGACGATAAGCTGCTTAATGCTAAATACACCCCCGACCCCGGCGAAACAACGGTCACTTTAACCCTCACCTCTACATCTGCAGCAACATGCGGTACCTTATTAGATAAGATGGTGATCAATATAGCGGCAAGGCCCACTGCCCCCGACGTTATGACACCCCAGCCTGCATGCGATGGCAGTAAGACTGTTTTAGCGATAAAGAACCCCACGCCGGGAAACATCTATAATTGGTTCAATGTTCCTGTTGGCGGTACAAGTTTGTTTACGGGCGATACCTATACAACAGGCCCAATTGACAATACCCATAATACCTTTTATGTGCAAACTACCGTATTGGGCAACACCAGCGCCCGTACACAGGTAATTGTTCCCATCAATCCTATACCAGCACAACCTGTAGCACCACCGCAAAGTATATGCTATGGTACACAAGCGATATTAAAAGCAAGCGGTTCGCCCCAGGGGTATGAATGGTATGCAACAGCGGTTGGCGGGGCGCCGCTGTCTCCAACCGATACCTATACTACCCCCAATTTATTTGGCAATACCGCATATTATGTACAGTCGGTTAACAATGGGTGTGTTAGCCCGCGTATCCGCGTTGATGTAACCATTATCCAGCCGCCGAAATTTACCAGTTCCGCCACAGATATGGTTTGCAGCGGCAGTTTACTTACTTACACCCCTACCACAAATGTAGCGGCTACTTTTACCTGGGACAGGCCGGCCGTTGCAGGCATCAGCAATGCCACAGCTTCGGGAACATCGGGAACCATTTCTGAAACATTATTAAATGAAACAGCTAACCCGATCAAGGTAACGTATAATATTACCGCCACTACACCACAGGGGTGCAGCACTGTATTACAATATATAGTTACCGTGAACCCTTTTGGTAAAGTTTTGAGCGATAATAAAGGTAGCGTATGCAATGGTGTGCCTCTGAATTACGAATTTAAGTTTAGCCATCCCGGTGTAGCATTTAGATGGAGCAGGGCAGCGGTTGCCGGAATCAGCAACTTACCTGTATCAGACCAGGCGGCCAATCCGATAAAGGAAAGCTTATTTAATACCACCAACGCGCCGGTTGATGTAACCTACGTTTTTAACTATACCGAGGGTAATTGCCCGGGCACATTTACGTATGTGGCTACTGTAAGCCCAGCTATAACGGTAAGCAGCACGTCCTACATGGATGTATGCTCGGGCATAGCATTTAATTATAATATCACCTCAAGCGCGCAGGGCGCCACCTTTAAATGGAGCAGGGTATTTGCAGATGGGATAAGTAATGCCGTGGTAACCGATGCGACATCTGAACAGATTAACGAGGCATTGCACAATACAACTAACAGCATAGTGTATGCCACTTATTTTATTACGCCCATAGCCAATGGTTGTGAGGGCCCGTCGTTTCGGTTTGTTGTGGGTGTTTATCCTGTGCCTGTTGCCCCCCAGGCTTATAGTAATTCGCCGGTTTGCGCAGGCAACACCATTTTTTTGCAAACACCGGCTGTACCCAATGCCACTTATCAGTGGACCGGGCCAAACAATTTTTTAAAAAATGAACGCAACCCACAAATTCCTAATGCCACCGCAGCCAATGCCGGCACCTATCATCTTACTGTTATCGTTAATAATTGTCCCAGTCCGCCTGCATCAATAGATGTAAACATTAATGCCCCCCCTGTTGTAACCGTGGGGCCCGACCAAACCGTTTGCATCACACAAAACATAATTAACGTAACAGGTAATGTATCAGGAGGAACAACCACGGGTATATGGACCAGCAGCGGATCAGGCAGCTTTTCTTCGCAGTCTCAGCTAAACACACAGTATATGCCATCGGCGCAGGATAAAGCCAATGGCAGTGTGGCGTTAACGTTAACTTCAACTAGCAGAGACGATTGTACACCCGATGCCAAAACTACCGTTATTACCTTTGGCCCTACACCTGCTGTAGATGCCGGGCAGGATATGGACGCCTGTTCGCAAAACCCCATCCCCTTAAGCGGGGTTGCTTTAAAAAATGGCCCGGTTACCTGGAGCACCTCTGGAACGGGAACATTTACACCCTCGGCAAAATCGTTAACCGCGAGTTATATGCCAAGCCCGGCCGACGCAGCTAACGGATCGGTTAAACTGACACTTACCTATGATAATGCTACCGTATGCGATATCCCATCAAACGATGTGGTGATCAAACTGATCCCGCCGCCAGTAGTTGACGCGGGTGGAACAAGGTTTGTATTGAAAGATCATACAATTACATTAGAACCCAACATCCCCGGTGGGGATACAAATCTGAAATACTTATGGACACCAAATATTGGGCTTAACGATAATACGATTAAAAACCCGGTAGTAACAGGTGGGGATAAGGATATATTGTATACCCTAACCGTAACCGATAGCAGAGGTTGCGCCGGCTATGACGAGGCCCTTGTCAAGGTCTCTCCGGTAATAAATGTGCCTAATACCTTTACGCCCAACGGCGATGGCGTTAACGACTTCTGGGTCATAACAGGTTTAACAGCCTATACAGATGCTAATGTGGATGTATATAACCGCTACGGTAAATTGCTGTACCATTCTGTTAGCTACCCCAAGGCGTGGGATGGCACCTACAATGGGCAGTTGCTGCCTGTGGGCACCTACTATTACGTTATCAGGCTAAATGTGAACGGACAGGTATTATCAGGGTCGGTTAGTATACTGCGGTAA